CCATTCGAGATGCCTACGAACACTATTCAGAACACCACATGAGCGCTACCGACGAGGCGACGGCCCTATCGTTTTGGCGGGCCTTTCACTGGGAGGTCATGAACGGTATCGGACTGGGGGCTTATGCCGATGAGGTAGCCGATTATCTGAGAGAGAACTGGCAAAGCCCGCACGTCTGGCCCCTTACGCCCGGAGCCAAAGAGGTGCTGGCTGCCCTGAAGGACGGGGGGTTCAAGCTGGGGGTGGTATCCAACTGGGACTGGACGCTGCCGGGGGTTTTACAGGCCACAGGGCTGGCAGATTTTTTTGACTACATTGGGGTTTCGGCGCTGGAAGGCGTAGCCAAGCCCGATCCGCGCTTTTTCCAGATCGTGCTGAGTAAGCTAGAGACTGAACCCCATCAGGCCATTCATATCGGCGACTCGGAGGACGACGTCAAAGGTGCCCTGGCCGCCGGGGTTCGGCCGGTGCTGTTCGACCCCTACAAGCAAAACCCCAATGCGATTGGCGACCTGGCCTGGGTGGTGGAGTATGCCACTGGCCGGGTGGACTGGCTGTAAGAAGACCTGCCACATTGAGCAGAACAGCATTGTCTGGCCTGGTTCGGGTTAGAGCGCCCTTCTCATTTTTGAGCCATCCGGCAATAAAAAGTCTTTTCCTGGACATAACAGTGGCCGCCCAACCAAACGGCTAAGTTTGTGAGAGGCGCGATAAAACTGCCCTGGGTAGTTCCGTACCCTACTGCAGTGTTGCCAGGTATCGTTCGGCCTGACGAACCGCATCCTCTATGTTGGGCTGCCCGCCGGGGTAAAAGAGCGCCCGGCTGGCCGAGTTCAGCAACCCCTGCCCGCGTACAGCCTCGCCTCCCTGGGCCCCTAAACCTGGCAACAGCAGCAGGGAGTGCGGCAATCGGCCCCGAATTTCATCAATCTGACCGGGATAGGTCGCCCCCACCACAGCCGCCACGCGCGACCATTCGCCCACCCGCTGCTGCTCGGCTTGCTGGGCCAGATAATCTGCCACGGCCCGGTACAGGGTGCTCCCGCTGGCCAGAGGCAAATCCTGGAAAAGCCCGGAGCCCGGATTGGAGGTCTTGACCAGCACAAACACCGCGCCCCCCGTTTGTTGGGCGGCCCGGAAAAAGGGTTCCAGGGCATCGCTGCCCAGATAGGGGTTCACCGTCAGGGCCGAGCCGGGGTAGGCCTCGAGGTAGGCCCTGGCATACGCTTCGGCCGTACTTCCGATGTCGCCGCGCTTGGCATCCACGATTACCGGCAGCGAGAGCACCCGGGCTGCAACAATCAGGTCGTGCATCAGGGCGAAAGCTTGAGGCCCCATCGCTTCAAAAAAAGCCGCCTGGAACTTCACCGCACAGATCTTTACCGCCAGGGCTTCCATGAGCTGTAGGGTATAGCGGCGGATGTGCGGTAGGGGGTCTTGGCCGTGCAGCCCTGGACGCGGATCCACCCCCAGCACCAGGGGTGGCCTTTCTATAACCGCCTCGACAAACTCCATCGCCTCAAGCCTACCCTTTGTCACCCGGTTTTCAAGACACCGATAAGCCCTTGCTGACCGGGTCACGGAACAATCTTCTGCGGAGGCGCGTATGAAGTATGCTCTGCTAAAGTTGGCGTCAAACCCAGTTCAGCTCGAGCCGCGCCTCCAGGTAGCCGACCTCGAGCTTCCGCACATTTCGAATAAGGGGTCGTCGCCATTCCAGCGCCACTTCCGGCGATAGCACGCCCAGCTCCTCCAGCAGCCGGACAACCATGGGCTCCCGGGCCTCGTTAGAGCCACTCTCCACCTTGAGCGCAACCCCGATACTGCCCCAGCGGGTGTCCCGCAGGGCCATCCCGTAGTAGCCATCGGCGCCGCGCTTGGCGACCAGTTGG
This window of the Meiothermus sp. CFH 77666 genome carries:
- the pyrF gene encoding orotidine-5'-phosphate decarboxylase, whose product is MEFVEAVIERPPLVLGVDPRPGLHGQDPLPHIRRYTLQLMEALAVKICAVKFQAAFFEAMGPQAFALMHDLIVAARVLSLPVIVDAKRGDIGSTAEAYARAYLEAYPGSALTVNPYLGSDALEPFFRAAQQTGGAVFVLVKTSNPGSGLFQDLPLASGSTLYRAVADYLAQQAEQQRVGEWSRVAAVVGATYPGQIDEIRGRLPHSLLLLPGLGAQGGEAVRGQGLLNSASRALFYPGGQPNIEDAVRQAERYLATLQ
- a CDS encoding HAD-IA family hydrolase, with protein sequence MVRAVLFDVGDTLILGHPKFWLWPILEAKGIAQKADLARLPQAIRDAYEHYSEHHMSATDEATALSFWRAFHWEVMNGIGLGAYADEVADYLRENWQSPHVWPLTPGAKEVLAALKDGGFKLGVVSNWDWTLPGVLQATGLADFFDYIGVSALEGVAKPDPRFFQIVLSKLETEPHQAIHIGDSEDDVKGALAAGVRPVLFDPYKQNPNAIGDLAWVVEYATGRVDWL